A region of the Agrobacterium sp. RAC06 genome:
AAGATCATCTTGGAATCGGCATCCGGATCGAAACGGGCGATGTTGTCGGCGACCGTCCCGTCGAGAAGGGCCACTTCCTGGGGGAGATAGCCGACATTCTCGGCGAAGAAGCTGGTCGGCCACTGCTTGAGATCGGCGCCATCGACGCGAACCGAGCCGCGCAAAAGCGGCCAGATACCGAGGAGCGAGCGCGCGAGCGTGGTCTTGCCGCCGCCGGACGGACCGATCAGCGCCAAGGCCTGACCGGCCGAAAGCCTGAAGGAGACGTCGCTCAGAAGCACGGTGCCGGTCGTAGGGGCGACCGTCGTCATGCCTTCGACGACAAGGTCCTCGCTCGGCGCCGGCAGGTCGAACTGTGTCGGCGGACGGTCGAGCACGGCGAGGGTGTCCTTGATCCGCGACCAGGAGCGGCGTGCCGAGATCACGCCCTTCCACTGGGCGATCGCCTGGTCGACCGGGGCAAGGGCACGGCCCGTGACGATCGACGAGGCGATAATGGCGCCGGCTGACATCTCGCCCTGGATGGTGAGATAGGCGCCAAGGCCAAGTGTTGCCGACTGCAGCATCATGCGCAGGACCTTGGAAATGCCGGCAAAGGTGCCGGCGATGTCGGAGGTCGCCGTCTGGGTATCGAGGTGACGGCGGTTGGCGCTTTCAAAGCGGTCGATCGCGCGGTCCGTCATGCCCATCGAATGGAGGATGTCACCGTTGCGGACATGATTGTCCGAGACGTTGTTGCGCTGGATCGCGGCCCGCGTCATCTCCTTGGCGTGGCGGCGCGAGAGAAGCTCTGCCGCGATTGTCAGGCATGCGAGGAAGAGCGCGCCGCCGAGTGTCATCATTCCGAGCACCGGATGCAGCATCCAAACGAAGACCAGGTAGACCGGGATCCAGGGCAGGTCGAACAGAGCGACCGGGCCTGCACCCGACAGGAAGGAGCGGACCGTATCGACGTCGCGGCCGCGCTCAGACGCTTCCGCCGAGGAATAGCCGAAGCGCGGCATGTCGATCACCACCCGGTGGACGAGCGGCGCGATCTGGCGATCGACATTCGAGCCGAAACGCACCAGCATCTGCGATCGCAGGATGTCGAACATACCCTGGAACAGGTAAAGGCCGACGGCGATCACCGAGAGCCAGATCAGGGTCGGCACGCTGCCGCTGGTCAGCGCCCGGTCGTAGATTTGCAGCATGTAGAAGGCGCCGGTCAGCGCCAGAATGTTGATAATGCCCGAAAGGCCGAAGACGAAGCCCGTCACGAGGCCGATACCGGACAGTTTGTAGCTTGACTGCTTGTTCATGGCTTCCCCCACTCAACGTCTGTCTGTCTGCCGGCCCGGGCGGGCCGGCAGTGCTGCCATGTCGTCCTCAGGATACGCCGAGGAAGTCGTTGATCGTCAGGTTGTGGCGGCCTTGCAGCGAGAGTTCGAAGTCCGCCGCATTGTCCCCTTGCGTATTGCCCCTGATCACCGTGAACTCTTCGCCGTCGCGCATCTCATGCGTGATGGTCACGTCGCCGATCGCATCGATGGTCTGGCCTGCCTCGAGCTTCATCGCACCCATGCCGGAGAAGTCGATCCGGTCGCCGGTCTGGAAGCCGTAGATCGTGTCGCCATTCGCATTGGCTGCCGAGGTGAACTTGAAGATATCGTCGCCAAGCCCAGCATCGATGACGTTGACCGCCGAAGAGGCTGTGATCGTGTCGTGGCCGGAACCGCCGATGAAATTCTCGAAGCCGTAGAAGGTATCCGAGCCCGTTGTCCCGCCGCTCACCGAGCCACGCTGGTTGAAGCCATTGCCGAGATCAACCGTCAGGTTGGCGCTGGTCGCTGCATAGTCCAGCGTGTCGGTGCCGTCTTCGCCATAGTAGACGTCATTGCCGTCATTCAGCGTCGCAATCACCGTGTCGTCGCCGGCACCCGCCCAGACACGGTCGTCGCCTGCTCCACCCTCGATCACGTCATTGCCGGCATCGCCGAAGATGAGGTCTGCACCGGCCCCGCCGAAGACGATGTCGTTGCCACCGCCGGCATGCACCTCGTCATCGCCGAGCCCGGCATTGATGACGTCATTGCCGTCACCGCCCGACACCACGTCGTCGCCGTCCTCGCCACGCAGAATGTCCGAGCCGCCCTGACCGACCAGAACATCCGTCCCAGCACCACCCAGGATCGTGTCGTCACCACCGGCGCCAACAAGTGCATCCGCCGAGGCTGTGCCGATCAGCGTCAGTGCTGCAATCGGAACCGGCGTTGGCGTCGTTCCACCACCCGTG
Encoded here:
- a CDS encoding type I secretion system permease/ATPase, translated to MNKQSSYKLSGIGLVTGFVFGLSGIINILALTGAFYMLQIYDRALTSGSVPTLIWLSVIAVGLYLFQGMFDILRSQMLVRFGSNVDRQIAPLVHRVVIDMPRFGYSSAEASERGRDVDTVRSFLSGAGPVALFDLPWIPVYLVFVWMLHPVLGMMTLGGALFLACLTIAAELLSRRHAKEMTRAAIQRNNVSDNHVRNGDILHSMGMTDRAIDRFESANRRHLDTQTATSDIAGTFAGISKVLRMMLQSATLGLGAYLTIQGEMSAGAIIASSIVTGRALAPVDQAIAQWKGVISARRSWSRIKDTLAVLDRPPTQFDLPAPSEDLVVEGMTTVAPTTGTVLLSDVSFRLSAGQALALIGPSGGGKTTLARSLLGIWPLLRGSVRVDGADLKQWPTSFFAENVGYLPQEVALLDGTVADNIARFDPDADSKMIFRAARAAGIHDLIVRLPNGYQTQIGPSGQSLSAGQRQRVALARALYGDPFLVVLDEPNSNLDAEGEEALMKAIVKVRERGGIVVIVAHRPSVLQAVDMVGVVQGGKLVSFGPKEEIIKVPANTQEKPLRPTRLMPIAAE